A section of the Diabrotica virgifera virgifera chromosome 8, PGI_DIABVI_V3a genome encodes:
- the LOC126890696 gene encoding zinc finger protein 235-like, translating into MKTGTGQRRYNCEICFKPFSRMGLLKTHLRTHTGRKPLKCEICFRQFNEASNLKKHLRVHTGENPYKCETCFKQFTRTSDLKVHLRVHTGQKPYKCEICLKQFSQISHLKIHLRVHTGDKPYKCEICFKRFSHASSLKKHLRVHTGEKPYKCEICCKQFNDVSSLRKHLRVHTGQKPYMCEICFKRFSHASSLKKHLRVHTGEKPYNCEICFRQFNEASNLKKHLRVHTGEKPYKCEICFKQFTAASSLKQHKSTHTGEKPYKCEICFKQFSQNSDLKTHLRVHTCEKPYKCEICFKQFSQNGHFKTHLRVHTGEKS; encoded by the coding sequence ATGAAAACTGGAACTGGACAGAGACGTTAcaattgtgaaatttgttttaagccgtTTTCTCGAATGGGTCTTTTGAAAACCCATTTGAGAACACACACTGGAAGAAAACCTcttaagtgtgaaatttgttttaggcAATTTAACGAAGCAtctaatttgaaaaaacatttgagagtgcacactggagaaaacccgtacaagtgtgaaacatgttttaagcagtttactagaACAAGtgatttgaaagtacatttgagagtgcacactgggcaaaaaccatacaagtgtgaaatttgtttaaagcagttttcACAAATAAGTCatttgaaaattcatttgagagtgcacactggggacaaaccttacaagtgtgaaatttgttttaaacggtTTAGCCATGCAAGTTCTTTGAagaaacatttgagagtgcacactggagaaaaaccgtacaagtgtgaaatttgttgtaaGCAGTTTAACGATGTAAGTTCTTTGagaaaacatttgagagtgcacactggacaAAAACCATACatgtgcgaaatttgttttaaacggtTTAGCCATGCAAGTTCTTTGAagaaacatttgagagtgcacactggagaaaaaccctacaactgtgaaatttgttttaggcAATTTAACGAAGcatctaatttaaaaaaacatttgagagtgcacactggagaaaaaccgtacaagtgtgaaatttgttttaagcagtttaccgCAGCAAGTAGTTTAAAACAACATAAAAGcacacacactggagaaaaaccatacaagtgtgaaatttgttttaaacagttttctcAAAATAgtgatttgaaaacacatttgagagtgcacacttgtgaaaaaccatacaagtgtgaaatttgttttaaacaattttctcaAAATGGTCATTttaaaacacatttgagagtacacacagGAGAAAAATCGTAA